Below is a genomic region from Cydia strobilella chromosome 1, ilCydStro3.1, whole genome shotgun sequence.
CTAAATTAGGGCACAATGTAGCGAATTAGCGATGAATAGGTACAATATATACCTTATATATTATGGTTTATTTTGAAATGCATGTACCAAAGGTAGTATGTATGCAGGTAGTCGATACAGATTTTGGAATTTTTGTCAAAATGGCGAAGTCATGGGGGTTGGTGAGGTGTACACTGTacctacagctcacagagcaaCTAAATAATAGTCCTACCCTGTACTAAAAAATGTAGCCTAATAGGAAACTAACTAAGTTAGCAATTGCgagtatttaattttgatttatcaCTACTACTCCAAAACTACGACTACAACAGAGCTAACATTCGTTCCAGAAAGTAGTGGCGTAGAGGATATAAAGACGCATAATTTTTTAAACGACTGTAGAGTGTAGTGTCTTCTAACCCTTCACGCTGTTTTGAGGGGTTTAATCAGCGGTCTCACATTGAGCTGTTCAGCCCTAATGGGTCCAAGTGTTAGAAGTCGTGAATATTCTGACCCTACGCGAGCTGAGGATGACGCTACGGAGACGTTCTACGTCCGAAGACGTTTAAACTGTATCGCCCGCTCCAGATAGCCGAGCCGCCACACCGGCAGTATCGCGCGAGACCCCGGCCCGACCGGTCACGCCATGCGGCGACCCCACGCGCGCTCACACTCGCTACCGATCCAATTAAATAGGTAAACACGTGACAACCAAACAAAAAATACCTCAGTGCAACCGAAccgtcaaaaaaattttttgaggtTAAAATTTTTGGCGGCGCTTTCGAGCGGCGTTTCGTTGCATAACGCTGCAGTTAGAGAAAAGTTGACGCGgtgaaaattttttttctcaaacTTGGCACACGGTGGCAGATTTGGGCCGATTTCAGTGCAATGACTTGTCCGCCGGCCTGTTACGAAACGCTCCAGGCAAAAAgtttgcaaaaaaaagtttccaCCGCGCTAATTGTTGGCCAGTTTTCGGCTTAGAGTTTAACAATTCGTCGTAATCGATTGTTCGGATCGCTTGCACTGtgatatttaattagtgttgaAGTGTTAGTGTCGTTAATATTGTGTATTTCAGCTAGGTGGTCGGTGAGAAATGTTACTAGTATCACTTACTTCCCCGTGCGATTTCGTTTTGCCAATGCAGTGTTAGATACTAACCACAAGTGAACCCGATCCGATAACAGTACGAAAGTATCGGTGTTAGGAAACACCGTGGTTTGGAAGAATACCTAAGTGTGTGGACATTCGAAAGTGTACGGTTACTGCTGACCCTACCGGACTATTGATACAGGTGAGATAATTgccatcattaaaaaaaattgttaaggaCTTGGCCGAAACACTGCCGAGCGTATggatttttaaaatttctttataCTCGCGTAACCATAAAATGGTAATTGCATAGTTTAAATGTATCATGTCAGGAATTAATACGTAAATTAGGAACACGGAAAGTTTAGTACCACAGAAAATGCATCTACCTAACCTGACCTAACTAACTAGGCAGAGCCCACGTAATAAGAATAATCATGTGCGTTCTTAACCCAAAAATTAAATCTTTGATCATAGTGCACAcagaacttatttttaaattcttGAGCAATAAAAGTGATAgtgaaaagttattttacaagggcaatgttgttgtttaactcctcGTACCAATATTGaactacgagcgtagcgagcgGTTCGGAAAGTGGAGTTTTGAGCTTTGCGAGGATTTCAATTTAAgtaaactttgctaccgagtgaaaccaaaacgcaaaataggcacaatggttgccgatttgcggaaaatgcccaacAGAACTAACTAAACAGCAACATTTTTACCACACCCGTACGAGACATTAAAATCTCtctaaatataagtatttttgtgTGTAATAATTGTCAGGTTTGGCTTGCAAGTCCACTATATTGCAACCTACACTTGCATTCTACTTTATATGAAACCATTTCGACATACCAACGTACTTGGCACAAATTATACTTTTTAAGATCCGCTGTCGGTCAAATTAAATTCGTTAATGGCAGTTAAAAGTACTTAGTAGAAATACCTAATTGtgtgtataggtacctacagagtgAAAGTGAGTTTATATTCCTGtgtttttaatagttatttgtgcaacaagagaggaaagttggtttttcttgcgagtgttgattttgagtcccgagtaagcgaaagatcctataattgagtcacgagcgaagcgagtgattctaagttagaatcttgagcgtagcgagggactcaaaaacacgagatgtaaaataactttgctctcgtgtgatacatataatttttcacctcagtagtgagaacatattaaaggttaaaatgtattttgaatttgtaatagaccccgaagtattaAGTAgtagttcatggccttcactaaattaaaaagctactttgtttcactccctggtgTGACGaaagtagtagtaggtagtcgagctgctgaggtgaaaaagtatttttataccacgtcggtggtaaacaaggACACGGTCCGCCTGCTGGTAAGCGGTaactgtagcctatggacgcctgcatcTCCATGGGTGTTACATTACATGGGTGTATGGGTGTTAAAAACCTGatcactccttttttgaagaaccccatactgtagtatATTGAGAAAATCTCAGCAgtgagctcattccacagccgcgTCCGGGGGAGGAAATTTAAcctaagagtccccggcaagctcggccgaatttcacaaTCTAATCTTAGGATTAGCAAAAATTATGTACCCTAAATTCGcctttagtaggtaggtacataacttCGCCTTAACTAGCATTAAATCATAAGTCCACTGTAACTCGTAGATATCATGGGCGTTTATAGATTAAACAATAAAATGAGATTCACTTTTAGAATAActcattaaaaaaccggacaagtgcgagtcggactcgcccaccgaggcgagggttccgtactttttagcatttgctgttatagcggcaacagaaatacatcatctgtgaaaatgacaactgtctagctatcacggttcataagcctggtgaccgacagacagatggacagaggagtcttagtaatagggtcccgtttttaccatttgggtaggtacggaaccctaaaaaataggcGAAGTTGGGGACGGATGGCGAAGTTAGGTTATTGTAGGCGCGGGGGCTAGTCTGATATTTGTATTTACAAGAATCTATTAGAAATTTAAGATGCCAACTTGATCGTTTTTAAAGTTTCTTATTAGATCAGATGTTTCATCGTTCCCATAGGGTGTGGAATAAAATGGTTTTGTATTACTAGAGAAATAACCAGCTGATTAAATAAGTTTGGAAGCCGTCAAGGCCAATGCTCAGTTCAGGCGTATAAGTCTGTGAGCCTTCGATTTGAATAAATAACCGTTGATTTCTAGATCTACATAGAGTTCTAGAGCAAAGATACACTTTTAAAGACCATATTGCCAATCGCCTTAAGGCCGTATCGTCAGCCTTTTGTACTATTTACCTTTTATGTGCaattaaatttcaaatacataattaataaacaaataaggTACTTGGCGCAATATAAGTATGCGTACGGAGTGACGTGAGGACGTGACACCTtcgttactttttagggttccgtacccaaagggtaaaaacgggaccctattactaagactccgctgtccgtctgtctgtctgtcaccaggctgtatctcatgaaccgtgatagctagacagttaaaattttcacagatgatgtattttctctaataaacaaattaaattattttcgaatatgacatttatttcagttgatgtattttctgttgccgctataacaacaaatactaaaaggtacggaactcgcacttggccgtttttttttgtcatacagCTTGCTAAGTAAATGGTATGTCAATGTTTtattcacctcagcagctcgaacaaccctactttcttcactccctggagtgaggaaagtgcgactttcctcactccagggagagaagaaagtgcgactttcctcactccagggagagaagaaagtgcgactttcctcgctCCAGGGTGTGAAACAaagaagctttttaatttagtgaaggccatgaactgccacttcatactttcattacttttttttttgttctgtattattctgtgtaattcgaaatatatgttctcactactgaggtgaaaaattatgtgtgcaacgcgagagcaaagttattttacaatttttacatctcctgtttttgagtccctcgctacgctcaagattctaacttagaatctttcgttttctcgggactcaaaataaacactcgcaagaaaaactaactttcctctcttgttgctcAAATAACTGTTAATGACTGCTCGGATTCAAACTGCACCAATGTCTTGCTGCAGTATTATAGCGCGACATTGCAgtcacaaatgtcaaaataatgaTGTTGCCCGGATTGGAATGCATGAATGTTCATATTAAACTGTAACCGTGCGCTTCTATGGCTATCTTTGTCGGTAAAAGGGTTAAGCAACGGTGTGGCACGAAACGAAGccgtttttattagggttccgtacccaaagggtaaaaacgggaccctattactaagaccccactgtccgtctgtctgtcaccaggctgtatctcatgaaccgtgatagcttgacagttgacattttcacagatgatgtatttctgttgccgctataacaacaaataacggaaccctcggtgggcgagtccgaatttttatgttatttggcGCATGATTTTTAGTAATCTGACAATATTTTCGTctcttaacttcaaactcggggaaatccattcgaccctctcagcaaatatctacccaattaccttttcccctcactagttcggaaagccgtcttttatcctttaaaacatgcggggaaaaacgcattttatccactagtggggaaagtaatttgaccttgaatggagcatgtttaagtagcttgacagataacaaaacgtaaaacgctcataataatggttcgttcgatattaattatcattaaataaatggttggagaatcttataaaaaataccaaatttagctttatttaataattttaagtcagttaatttaataattaaaagtaagttaataaaccttaaaattccataagaaacgttagattttttataatgatgttaaatataattctgaacgcacaagttgagtcgatgcaatttcaaaacgcatcgttgacatttcatcgtcagaacagaaatgtcaacattgtcaacaaaattttaacttaaaagcACTTCTCACcggctcacgtaaaaatcagaatttccagtgttttctgttataatatcgtacaaaaataagtgattccagtgatgaagatgatctaacgcctgtggatgttgcactttcctcgttatagtgaggggaaaagttttgtgttacacacgggtgcaaatgtattttacttcttgtgtgttgaaacactcgctggtaaaatacaactttgcacccttgtataacaaatagcTATTTCtaaataccaaaatcgcaatatctgacagatggatttacccgagtttgaagttaagcgactgaATTGTCCAATAACTGATGTAGTTCATAGGCGCCAAATGCCTCCACAGTCTTGCATAGTcaataattgtgccattttcatccaaaagggtacttattgtcggttgtcaataaggcgctatttccatatagcttcaatttgaaatcaaccttatcgacaagcgacaatgtggtaccttttggttgaaaacgtcacaattgaaATACCTATCTAGTGCAGTCTTTGGCTTTCGCTCATCGATCATCCATTTCTATGACTgcctcggcttcgcacgggtagttaaactgatttacacaaaaccttcacaaattatacatataaaccttcctcttgaatcactctatctattaaaaaaaccgcatcaaaatccgttgcgtatttGTAAAGATCtgagcatacatagggacagacatacatacagacagcggagagcgactttgttttatactatgtgtaGTGATAATATATGACAGAAAGGAAATGCCTAAGCTAGATCACGTAGGTACAGTATTTGTCAATTTTGACCCCTTTTCGTGGCACTACAGGTAACCTGAAAAGTACCTAATCCATCATTTGCAGACGTGAAAACTAGATAAGGCTTAAATATATCTACAATCGGGCTAATGACCTCAAAATAGCTCGATGACAGCTCGTCTAGTGACGCATTTATTACACTAAAATTTGTGTCTACTTTTATGGTTCCACGTAGATTTCCACTTTCCACACTAGTTTATTTATCTCTCAgtacaataatattgtcttcggttaccgcgatagttactcatgaaataaaactatgaaaacggattatatcgcgtatcatcatcatcatcttatcttgcgttatcccggcattttgccacggctcatgggagcctcgggtccgcttgacaactaatcctaagaattggcgtaggcactagtttttacgaaagcgattgccatctgaccttccaacccagagggggaaactaggccttgttaggattagtccggtttcctcacgatgttttccttcacagaaaagcgactggtataaatatcaaatgatattccgtacataagttctgaaaaactcattggtacgagccgggggtttgaacccgcgacctccggattgaaagtcgcacgctcttaccgctaggccaccagcgcttcttaccgctaggccaccagcgcttcggattatatcgcgtatattgaatttataatacatcccgacgtttcgaactctttacagcgttcgtggtaaactgaggaaaaactacaaagtgcaaaaatacccacatactaaaaataatgaaacatcatagactataaactttaaggctggttgtacatgcaaaatcggttcataaggctagttatacaatacaactattttcaagtaaagatatatatacgcgatataatccgttttcatagttttatttctcagtACAATGTTCATAGTTAATGTAAAAGAGTACATAAGCAATTACTTATTGTATACCGATTTTCGGATACAAAGCAAATAATTCAATTACaattaataagtattatagTTTAGTAGTTATATACAATGGTACATAAATCTATAACAAAATATTTGGtgtttgctgtaatgccgtttaaccagaattgtattaaataaaaataaataaaaaaattagtcaCGTCAAAATCTCCAAATAACAAATCatacaatgtcaaaaataaataataataataaattaaaaacaattgtaacattttaatataaaccaATACGTCCTTGTAGGTACAGATGTGGAAGTTGTGGAGTTTTGGGATTTCAGGAAAATTTTACAGAAAACAAAggaaattttcattttaaaaatggaaaattgCAATTCTCATATGTATGAGATGTTCCCGAAaatttccatagaaaatttgcaattttggaaactttctacTACTAATTTCTGGTTTCAGCATTCCTGTGGGCGCCGCTTGGCAACCTATTCCTAAAATTTACGATAGGTTTAGTTTGGTTCAATCAGATTAAAGCCTGTGATTCTTACATATTTATTCTTGTTTGCATAGCAttgcgtactgtgcggtttgaggaatttcctcccgcggacgcttcggctgtggaatgagctcccgaggttttcccgaaaagctacagtatggggttcttcaaaaagggAGTTATagctattacatacattgacatagctaacagcttattgagcacttaaactagtacacaatagtttcggtagatgtcacctttacatatcataggacgattgagagacttaatctgtctagattaggtaagtaggtacttaggtatgctaatacctacttatctgctacttgttaagataggtcttaacattttgccaccccttgaaatagttaacgttttatgagtaacattaggtatttcaaagaataggctttatacattttacctatcagtaaggatgggcagagttctttgttacgagttatagttaggtaattacttaaattttaattagatctgtgcccattcttataaatgaaacaacaataggaaatgatttttattttaaatagggagtaggtattctaattatgtacataggtactaggtaagtaaggtaatttaggtacttaattatacttattagacacttagttataattatttgaactttacattaggttggtactgttggtaggtatttactacttatatgaCTTCACCCGAAGTAGGTAATGGACAAATGTTATTGAACGCGCGTTGGATGTCCCCTCTGGCGGTTCGGATGACGGCCACCCTGGTGACGCCATCCCGGCCCGGCTGCGTCGCGACGATCTTGCCCAGCCTCCACCGGCAGGGCGGCAGACGCTCGTCTCGTACCAGGACGACGGTGTCGACTGCGAGGCTTGGGCCGCGCGCGCTCCTCCACTTCGTGCGTTCCTGCAGCGTTCCGATGTAGTCACGTGACCAGCGCCGCCAGAAGTCCTGCGTGATTTGTTGCAAAAGTTGATAGTGAGTTAATCGGTTCTTTGGTACATGGTTATAATCTTCGTCCGGAAGTGAATTTGGTGCTTTTCCAATTAAAAAGTGAGCTGGCGTAAGGACAGGATAGTCAGGATTTGAACTAGGTAAGGGACATAGTGGCCTAGAATTTACCATAGATTCTACCTGATATAGGATTGATACAAATTGTTCGTAAGTTAACAAAGATAACCCTAACactctttttaaatgatatttggtaagttttatactagattcccATAGGGACCCCATATGAGGTGTATAGACAGGAATAAAACTCCATTTTATGCCCTCGTCTGCGCAATGAGATACTAGCTCGCTCGAGCTgtcctgtaggtatttttgtaaatcttttagCTCGTTACTAGCCCCATGAAAGGTTGTTGAATTGTCACTCACCAACTCCTTCGGTTTACCTCTCCTGGCGATGAATCGTCGCAGCGCCGCCAGGAAATTGGCTGACTCGAGCCCTGTAATTAATTCGAGATGAATTGCCTTTgttgcaaaacaaataaacactgcTATATAGCACTTAGAGACCTTGTAACCACGCCCTGTcctatctctaatgttataaggTCCTCCATAATCGATACCCGTGATAGCAAAGGGGGGGGAAGGATTTACCCTTGAGGGGGGTAAGTTTCCCATTATAGGGTTAGTAGTCTTTGGATTTGCTCTAAAACACGGAacgcatttatttacaattttcgagGCTAACATCCTACCTTTTGTTGGCCAGATGCGCTCGCGAATAGTTGAAAGTAATAACTGAGGGCCAGCGTGCAGAGTACGTATATGTGCGTTTGCCATCAGTAGTTTGGTAAGCGCGTGCTCGTGACTTAATATTAAaggatgttttttttcatatgcatAATGCGAAAGACCGATTCGTCCGCCTACGCGAACGAGTCCGTCCTTCATGAATGGgtgtaaagataatatttttgatttgttaagaaccggtttattgttttgcaataatttatattcgtgtgggaatgattccatttgtgcatgtctaattaatgcgtgatccgatttttttaattcttctacGGACAATGGtcctgataatttattatttggattaattgttcgagttttattttttgtattatatataaatcgaagtatgtatgctaatacatgaATAAGTGTTTTATCGCTTGACCACCTGTGGAAAAGATATTGTATCGTGTCGTTAGATTCTGTGCTAATAGCCAAGGTGAGAGTTATGTTTACGTCGCTCTCGGCCTCGGGTGCATGATTTAGTGACTCAGAATCGTGGGTCGGCCATGTGTCCGGACTTTGGGTCAACCACGCCGGCCCAGACCACCATAACTGGTTGGTTTCCAGCTTGCCTGGTGCTACCCCTCGGGACAAAAGGTCGGCGGGGTTATCCTCCGAGCGGACCCATGACCACTCGTGCTTGCTTGTAAGTGATAATACTTTTGTGACTCTGTTACtaacaaaacaagttaatttagggttactattttttatccaacataatgttatttttgaatctGACCACAGGTTGATTccggaaacgtcacattttaatgctcgttttattttgtcgacatgtgtcgcgagcagtaaactggaacaaagttccaaatttggaatagtttggggttgtattggacttatttttgattttgagtaaAGTAGGTGAACTTGTACGTTTCCTACTCTATCGCTTGATCGTATATAGATGGCAGCGCCATAGGCTTTAATGCTACTGTCACAGAACCCATGAATTTGTATCGTTACATAATTGGGTATGACTGTACATCTCGAAATTTTCAAttggtttaataaaaacaagtctcGATAGAATGTGTTCCATTCTTGGATCAAGTCTTGTGTTAATTCGGTATCCCAATCTAATTGagccttaaataatttttgaataaatattttggctactACAATTACTGGTCCCGTCAAGCCTAGGGGGTCGAAAATGGACGAAATTACCCCTAGTACCTTTCTTTTGGTGAttgggtgtgaaatttggttttcTTTAATGGTATACATAAGCTCATCTGAGTCACTAGACCACGCTAAACCCAGGACCTTATGTGTTTTATCTCCAAATtcggttgtgtgtgtgttttggtgtgtgtgtgtttcgctCACCCGTTTTATGATGACTTCGGAATTGGACTTCCATTTCCGCAGCGTGAAGTTGGCTCCCCGCAGGATCTCGTTCACCTGTGATGCTGTTTCAGCTACCTGATTCTCGTCGTCGCCGCCGGCGATAAAATCGTCCATGTAGAACTGGTTCGCTATGGCCTCTGCAGCTGCTGGAAATGTGTGTTGGTTTTCGTttgacaattgtaacaaacatCTGGTTGCAATATGTGGTGCTGACTTTAAGCCGAAACTTAATGTGGTCAGCATATAAATTTGGAGTCGTTGGTGAGTATTTTCCCGCCAAAATATGCATTGTAGGTATTGTTGATTTggtttaacataaatacatctgtacattttttgtatgtcaGCGTTAATAACATATTGGTATTTTCGGAATCGTAGAAGTATATTTATGAGTTCGTCCTGTATTATTGAGCCTTTGTATTGGATATCATTCAAAGAAATGCCGTTATCAGTTCTGCATGAGCAGTCGAAAACAATTCGAATAGGGGTTGAGGGGGAGTCGCGAAAAACAGCTTGGTGGGGTAGAAAATTACATGGGCCATCATAATTATCTTGTAATTGAATCATATGGCCAGCTTGTTCGAACTCGCGCATGAAATTcacatatttatctttaaattcgGGGTTCCGCTCGAACTTGGATTCTAATGTTTTGAACCTCCGATATGCTATGTGCCTAGATTGACCTAACTTGGTAGGTGGCTGCTTTAATGGAAGTTCTATTTCGAAATTACCCTCAGAGTTGTGAGTGTGAGTTTTCAGAAATATATCCTCACATTGTTTTTCATCATAGGGTAAATTTGGTGCGGAACCCTCCTCTATTtcccaaaacttttttaattgagtttctactgtaactttacattgaatggcagactcggtttttttttgtacggaacccgtgaCTATCCATCCTAATCGCGAGCGTCTCAGAACCGGTAATCCGGGCCCGAGCTTGTATTTACCGGTAAGAAGTAAATCAAAGAATATCTCCCCACCGATAAGCAAATCTACATCTTGAGCTAAGTTAAACTCGTCATCAGCTAATTTATAACGCGACGGAATGTGCCAACGTTGCACGTTtggtattaaaatgttggtagtaCAAATTATAGGCGTAATAAAACAGGACAAATTCGTTGTAAAGGTTCCGTCTAAGGAATGCAATGTTACGTCACACG
It encodes:
- the LOC134744552 gene encoding uncharacterized protein LOC134744552 isoform X1, whose protein sequence is MTIVRKPRRSNPSDFKTFLKNRADRLEATSPAVPSDAPSTSKKAMVTTSEPIKVTSKQFKCNQCPYCSSTHYINQCPKFSALNVIARIRAVNKLRLCFNCLSGTHVLTNCRASTCRVCKGKHHTLLHKPNTNTHVGSNPVPTRLPISTLIDEQPSSSQIETTLSNNTLIEKQINNARNRSVFLTTAQVLVRDKHNNVHKMKAFLDNGSQENFITENAAKKLQLNKEQLALNVIGFNEKVSSLLESCDVTLHSLDGTFTTNLSCFITPIICTTNILIPNVQRWHIPSRYKLADDEFNLAQDVDLLIGGEIFFDLLLTGKYKLGPGLPVLRRSRLGWIVTGSVQKKTESAIQCKVTVETQLKKFWEIEEGSAPNLPYDEKQCEDIFLKTHTHNSEGNFEIELPLKQPPTKLGQSRHIAYRRFKTLESKFERNPEFKDKYVNFMREFEQAGHMIQLQDNYDGPCNFLPHQAVFRDSPSTPIRIVFDCSCRTDNGISLNDIQYKGSIIQDELINILLRFRKYQYVINADIQKMYRCIYVKPNQQYLQCIFWRENTHQRLQIYMLTTLSFGLKSAPHIATRCLLQLSNENQHTFPAAAEAIANQFYMDDFIAGGDDENQVAETASQVNEILRGANFTLRKWKSNSEVIIKRVSETHTHQNTHTTEFGDKTHKVLGLAWSSDSDELMYTIKENQISHPITKRKVLGVISSIFDPLGLTGPVIVVAKIFIQKLFKAQLDWDTELTQDLIQEWNTFYRDLFLLNQLKISRCTVIPNYVTIQIHGFCDSSIKAYGAAIYIRSSDRVGNVQVHLLYSKSKISPIQPQTIPNLELCSSLLLATHVDKIKRALKCDVSGINLWSDSKITLCWIKNSNPKLTCFVSNRVTKVLSLTSKHEWSWVRSEDNPADLLSRGVAPGKLETNQLWWSGPAWLTQSPDTWPTHDSESLNHAPEAESDVNITLTLAISTESNDTIQYLFHRWSSDKTLIHVLAYILRFIYNTKNKTRTINPNNKLSGPLSVEELKKSDHALIRHAQMESFPHEYKLLQNNKPVLNKSKILSLHPFMKDGLVRVGGRIGLSHYAYEKKHPLILSHEHALTKLLMANAHIRTLHAGPQLLLSTIRERIWPTKGRMLASKIVNKCVPCFRANPKTTNPIMGNLPPSRVNPSPPFAITGIDYGGPYNIRDRTGRGYKVSKCYIAVFICFATKAIHLELITGLESANFLAALRRFIARRGKPKELVSDNSTTFHGASNELKDLQKYLQDSSSELVSHCADEGIKWSFIPVYTPHMGSLWESSIKLTKYHLKRVLGLSLLTYEQFVSILYQVESMVNSRPLCPLPSSNPDYPVLTPAHFLIGKAPNSLPDEDYNHVPKNRLTHYQLLQQITQDFWRRWSRDYIGTLQERTKWRSARGPSLAVDTVVLVRDERLPPCRWRLGKIVATQPGRDGVTRVAVIRTARGDIQRAFNNICPLPTSGEVI
- the LOC134744552 gene encoding uncharacterized protein LOC134744552 isoform X3; translated protein: MLAWQMLCERYNNPKRLVTNHMRALFDVEPVPSTPSGLRGLCDNISKHLRSLRSLNVPTENWDLAIIHMLVKKLDSRLQSKWENSVDLRKLPSLQDFKTFLKNRADRLEATSPAVPSDAPSTSKKAMVTTSEPIKVTSKQFKCNQCPYCSSTHYINQCPKFSALNVIARIRAVNKLRLCFNCLSGTHVLTNCRASTCRVCKGKHHTLLHKPNTNTHVGSNPVPTRLPISTLIDEQPSSSQIETTLSNNTLIEKQINNARNRSVFLTTAQVLVRDKHNNVHKMKAFLDNGSQENFITENAAKKLQLNKEQLALNVIGFNEKVSSLLESCDVTLHSLDGTFTTNLSCFITPIICTTNILIPNVQRWHIPSRYKLADDEFNLAQDVDLLIGGEIFFDLLLTGKYKLGPGLPVLRRSRLGWIVTGSVQKKTESAIQCKVTVETQLKKFWEIEEGSAPNLPYDEKQCEDIFLKTHTHNSEGNFEIELPLKQPPTKLGQSRHIAYRRFKTLESKFERNPEFKDKYVNFMREFEQAGHMIQLQDNYDGPCNFLPHQAVFRDSPSTPIRIVFDCSCRTDNGISLNDIQYKGSIIQDELINILLRFRKYQYVINADIQKMYRCIYVKPNQQYLQCIFWRENTHQRLQIYMLTTLSFGLKSAPHIATRCLLQLSNENQHTFPAAAEAIANQFYMDDFIAGGDDENQVAETASQVNEILRGANFTLRKWKSNSEVIIKRVSETHTHQNTHTTEFGDKTHKVLGLAWSSDSDELMYTIKENQISHPITKRKVLGVISSIFDPLGLTGPVIVVAKIFIQKLFKAQLDWDTELTQDLIQEWNTFYRDLFLLNQLKISRCTVIPNYVTIQIHGFCDSSIKAYGAAIYIRSSDRVGNVQVHLLYSKSKISPIQPQTIPNLELCSSLLLATHVDKIKRALKCDVSGINLWSDSKITLCWIKNSNPKLTCFVSNRVTKVLSLTSKHEWSWVRSEDNPADLLSRGVAPGKLETNQLWWSGPAWLTQSPDTWPTHDSESLNHAPEAESDVNITLTLAISTESNDTIQYLFHRWSSDKTLIHVLAYILRFIYNTKNKTRTINPNNKLSGPLSVEELKKSDHALIRHAQMESFPHEYKLLQNNKPVLNKSKILSLHPFMKDGLVRVGGRIGLSHYAYEKKHPLILSHEHALTKLLMANAHIRTLHAGPQLLLSTIRERIWPTKGRMLASKIVNKCVPCFRANPKTTNPIMGNLPPSRVNPSPPFAITGIDYGGPYNIRDRTGRGYKVSKCYIAVFICFATKAIHLELITGLESANFLAALRRFIARRGKPKELDFWRRWSRDYIGTLQERTKWRSARGPSLAVDTVVLVRDERLPPCRWRLGKIVATQPGRDGVTRVAVIRTARGDIQRAFNNICPLPTSGEVI
- the LOC134744552 gene encoding uncharacterized protein LOC134744552 isoform X11; protein product: MLAWQMLCERYNNPKRLVTNHMRALFDVEPVPSTPSGLRGLESANFLAALRRFIARRGKPKELDFWRRWSRDYIGTLQERTKWRSARGPSLAVDTVVLVRDERLPPCRWRLGKIVATQPGRDGVTRVAVIRTARGDIQRAFNNICPLPTSGEVI